From Hydractinia symbiolongicarpus strain clone_291-10 chromosome 11, HSymV2.1, whole genome shotgun sequence, the proteins below share one genomic window:
- the LOC130613555 gene encoding uncharacterized protein LOC130613555 has translation MGTLTIHHTLLWQRIRRTTRKKQDSLFAIMTLLDHDVFKPTADVNVLYTVPIKRRKKRIVKTPAKEVSGNWSNYDEIGALIEGVYEAKENSFVDQDERNLVNTDGYSKVDFRLSPPDFFQDDPYEIIGCKINSCCPGKKSHNKSPENGVENVKTTPRKNVNTPPEGQNPCSQAIENTHNVSMCKLNSSIRIKQQRTSLQRGNIQDQENVIFTNATHEYVTITPPLLKRSSPVLSENRNLKNKNSNEIKDKRKSCEKIAGVNDDSNRNAETDLEQEHHYFQVEPEYKNHEYEELASLASAEKFEIWRKH, from the exons ATGGGCACATTAACTATACATCACACGTTACTATGGCAACGAATTAG GAGAACGACAAGAAAGAAACAAG ATTCGTTATTTGCCATTATGACACTGCTAGATCATGACGTATTCAAACCAACTGCTGACGTCAACGTTTTATACACCGTCCCaataaaaagaaggaaaaagcgGATTGTTAAGACACCCGCTAAAGAGGTGTCTGGAAACTGGTCGAATTATGACGAGATTGGTGCATTAATTGAAGGCGTTTACGAAGCTAAAGAAAATTCCTTTGTAGATCAGGATGAAAGGAATTTAGTGAATACAGATGGTTATAGTAAAGTTGATTTTCGATTGTCTCCACCTGATTTTTTTCAAGACGACCCGTATGAAATTATAGGTTGTAAGATCAACTCTTGTTGTCCTGGAAAAAAAAGTCATAATAAATCCCCTGAGAATGGTGTTGAAAATGTTAAAACTACGCCtagaaaaaatgtaaacactccTCCGGAAGGACAAAATCCTTGCTCACAAGCAATAGAAAATACACATAATGTTTCAATGTGTAAATTAAATAGTAGCATACGTATAAAACAACAACGCACCTCATTGCAACGGGGGAATATTCAGGATCAAGAAAACGTTATTTTTACGAACGCTACCCACGAATATGTTACTATTACACCCCCTCTTCTTAAACGCTCTTCGCCAGTGCTATCAGAAAATcgaaatcttaaaaataaaaacagcaatGAAATAAAAGACAAAAGGAAAAGCTGTGAAAAAATAGCGGGTGTCAATGATGATTCAAATAGAAATGCCGAAACTGATTTGGAACAAGAACACCACTACTTTCAAGTGGAGCCAGAATACAAAAATCATGAATATGAGGAACTTGCTTCACTTGCGTCAGCAGAGAAATTTGAAATTTGGCGAAAACACTAG